The following are encoded together in the Zygosaccharomyces rouxii strain CBS732 chromosome C complete sequence genome:
- the SPT6 gene encoding chromatin-remodeling histone chaperone SPT6 (highly similar to uniprot|P23615 Saccharomyces cerevisiae YGR116W SPT6 Essential protein that interacts with histones and is involved in nucleosome disassembly and reassembly during transcription elongation), with translation MSQVDEKEREPVASREEDVIANGDEDKPPSDEEEGEDVFDSSDDEEGEDDADEARKVQEGFIVDDEDEDVVTGKGSKKRRKHRRAREQNDDDGRLSEDDLDLLMENAGVKRGNDQASSGKLKRLKRAGQEETKDEGSASNSREATESKLEDFFSDEEEQEQDGYDDERRSDERGSRDEEEDRKGSHGPHKGGMMDELDDFIEEDDFSDEDEETRQQRIQERKMLREQRMKQPVHVTGLSSDKIDEMYDIFGDGHDYDWALEIENEELDEGNIEDGDAVDTEGAGEGDENGGGTKPAKKKITLKDIYDLQDLKRNLLTDEDMVIRKTDIPERYQELRSGLANYSELASEDQELEKNWISDKIAVDKNFAPNYDLTEFRECVGNAIQFIVQENLEVPFIYAYRRNYISSRDADGFVLTEDDLWDIVQLDIEFHSIINKRDYVKRFYEELNVEDSVVDEYFQNQTTGSSAELNSLQDIYNYLEFKYAHEINDGLLKKTGKKHLKNSSYEKFKASSLYQAITDVGITAEQIGENVNAQHQIHVAVDHPNMTPQEVVESILNSNTADLQVFTSNTKLALDTVKKYYALEISKNTKMREKVRSDFYKYYLADVVLTSKGKREIQRGSIYEDIKYAINRTPMHFQRDPDVFLRMLEAESFNLLGVKLHMTSQAHYVEHMFQVVLETTNTSQLATEWNNFRKSAFVQAMDQIFADISGEIKDDLSKTCEKLVTKTIRHKLMTKLDQAPYIPNPKDPKIPKVLTLTAGQGRFGSDAIIAVFVNRKSDFVRDFKIVDNPFDRNNPQKFEDTLDTIIQNCQPNVIGINGPNPKTQKLYKRLQEVVHKKQIIDNRGHTIPVVYVEDEVAIRYQSSERGNQEFPNKPPLVKYCIALARYLHSPLLEYANLTLEELGSLAIHPTQSLVPRDSLLRVLETAFVDIVNLVGVEVNKATDNPYYASALQYISGFGKRKAIDFLESLHRLNEPLLARQQLITHNILHKTIFMNSAGFLYISWNEKRQKYEDLEHDQLDNTRIHPEDYHLATKVAADALESDPDAIAEKEGQGTMSEFIDILREDTDRRSKLESLNLEQYAEDLEKNTGQRKLNNLNTIVLELLDGFEELRNDFHPLHGEEIFQSLTGETEKSFFKGCIVPVRVERFRHNDIMCITNSQVECVVNAQHHAGTQFKRPPGDIYEIGKTYPAKVVFIDYENILAEVSLLEHDIRHQYVPINFSKDPSIWDLKQELEDSEVEKKITMQEARAKRTHRVINHPYYFPFNGKQAEDYLRSKERGDFVIRQSSRGDDHLVITWKLDKDLFQHIDVQELEKENPLALGRVLVVEQQRYHDLDQIIVEYLQNKIRLLNEITSNEKFKSGNMKDVVKFVEDYSKVNPNRSVYHFCFNHNHPGWFYLMFKLNAQSKLYTWNVKLTHTGFFLVNYNYPSVIQLCNGFKTLLKSSSSRNKTASYH, from the coding sequence ATGTCTCAGGtggatgaaaaggaaaggGAGCCTGTGGCTTCtcgtgaagaagatgtgaTTGCTAATGGTGATGAGGACAAACCACCTagtgacgaagaagaaggtgaagacgtttttgattcttcagatgatgaggaaggTGAAGACGATGCAGACGAAGCTAGAAAAGTACAAGAAGGATTTATTGtagatgatgaggatgaagatgtagTCACAGGTAAAGGTTctaagaagagaagaaagcaTAGAAGAGCTAGGGAACAAAATGACGATGACGGTAGACTTTCTGAGGATGATTTAGATCTTTTAATGGAGAATGCAGGTGTCAAACGTGGGAATGACCAAGCCAGTTCCggaaaattgaaaagattgaaaagagCGGGTCAAGAGGAGACAAAGGATGAAGGATCTGCATCCAATTCTAGAGAAGCTACAGAGTCGAAACTAGaggatttcttttcagatgaagaagaacaagagcaaGATGGatatgatgatgagagACGTAGTGACGAAAGAGGCTCTAGAgacgaagaggaagatCGTAAAGGAAGTCACGGTCCTCATAAAGGTGGTATGATGGATGAATTGGACGatttcattgaagaagatgacTTTTCTGATGAGGACGAGGAGACAAGACAGCAGAGAATTCaagaaaggaaaatgcTTAGAGAGCAGAGGATGAAGCAACCTGTTCACGTAACGGGTCTTTCTTCTGATAAGATTGATGAAATGTACGATATCTTCGGTGATGGTCATGATTACGATTGGGCTCTTGAGATcgaaaatgaagaattggatgaagGTAATATAGAAGATGGCGATGCCGTGGATACTGAGGGTGCAGGCGAAGGTGACGaaaatggtggtggtaccAAACCtgcaaagaaaaagataACATTAAAAGATATTTACGATTTGCAGGATTTGAAGAGGAACTTGCTAACAGATGAAGACATGGTTATTAGAAAGACTGATATTCCTGAGAGGtatcaagaattgagaaGCGGTTTGGCAAATTACAGCGAATTGGCATCTGAggatcaagaattggaaaagaactGGATTAGCGATAAGATTGCCGTGGATAAAAATTTTGCCCCCAATTACGATTTGACCGAATTCAGAGAGTGTGTTGGTAATGccattcaattcattgtACAAGAAAATTTAGAGGTTCCTTTCATCTATGCATACCGTCGTAATTATATTTCATCTAGGGATGCCGATGGATTCGTTCTCACAGAGGATGATCTGTGGGATATCGTTCAACTGGATATTGAATTCCACAGTATAATAAACAAGAGAGATTATgtcaaaagattttatGAAGAGCTAAATGTCGAAGATTCGGTGGTGGATGAGTACTTCCAAAACCAAACGACAGGCTCCAGTGCAGAACTTAACTCCTTGCAAGACATCTACAACTATCTGGAATTCAAATATGCCCATGAGATTAACGATggtcttttgaagaaaacaGGCAAGAAGCACCTCAAGAATTCCAGTTATGAGAAATTCAAGGCAAGTTCTCTTTATCAAGCAATTACTGACGTTGGTATCACTGCGGAGCAAATCGGCGAAAATGTCAATGCACAACACCAAATTCACGTAGCTGTGGACCATCCAAACATGACTCCTCAAGAAGTCGTCGAATCTATCCTAAATTCCAATACTGCCGATCTTCAAGTTTTTACATCTAATACCAAGCTTGCCCTTGACACTGTAAAAAAGTACTACGCATTGGAAATATCTAAAAACACCAAAATGAGGGAAAAAGTCAGATCTGATTTCTACAAGTACTACTTGGCCGATGTGGTGTTGACCTCTAAGGGTAAACGTGAAATTCAAAGAGGCTCAATTTATGAAGACATCAAATATGCTATCAACAGAACGCCTATGCACTTCCAAAGAGATCCTGATGTTTTCTTAAGAATGTTGGAGGCAGAATCTTTCAACTTGTTAGGTGTTAAATTACACATGACTTCACAAGCCCATTACGTAGAGCACATGTTCCAAGTGGTCTTGGAAACTACCAATACATCCCAATTGGCTACAGAATGGAATAACTTCCGTAAATCTGCTTTTGTCCAGGCGATGGATCAAATCTTTGCAGATATTTCTGGAGAGATTAAGGACGATTTATCCAAGACTTGTGAGAAACTGGTCACTAAGACTATTCGCCACAAGCTAATGACTAAATTGGATCAAGCACCATACATTCCTAATCCTAAGGATCCTAAGATTCCTAAGGTACTGACATTGACTGCAGGCCAAGGTAGATTTGGTTCAGATGCTATTATAGCAGTATTTGTGAATCGTAAGAGTGATTTTGTGAGAGATTTCAAGATCGTGGACAACCCCTTTGACAGGAATAACCCACAAAAGTTTGAAGACACTCTAGATACCATTATACAGAATTGTCAGCCTAATGTCATTGGTATCAATGGTCCAAACCCCAAGACTCAAAAACTATATAAGAGATTACAAGAAGTGGTTCACAAGAAACAAATCATCGACAACAGGGGCCATACCATTCCAGTGGTTTATGTGGAAGACGAAGTCGCCATTAGATATCAAAGTTCTGAACGTGGTAATCAAGAATTCCCAAACAAACCTCCGCTAGTGAAATATTGTATAGCGCTGGCTCGTTATTTGCACTCTCCACTGCTGGAGTATGCTAACCTAACCCTGGAGGAGTTGGGATCGCTTGCTATTCATCCAACTCAATCGCTAGTGCCCCGAGACTCACTTCTAAGGGTTCTAGAGACTGCTTTTGTGGATATCGTTAATCTGGTTGGTGTGGAAGTTAACAAGGCTACTGATAATCCATACTATGCTAGCGCCTTGCAGTACATTTCTGGGTTTGGTAAACGTAAGGCGATTGACTTTTTGGAGTCTCTTCACAGGTTGAACGAACCTCTACTGGCGCGCCAACAGTTAATTACCCACAACATCTTACACAAGACGATTTTCATGAATTCTGCGGGTTTCCTATACATCTCATGGAATGAAAAGAGGCAGAAGTACGAAGATCTGGAACAcgatcaattggataataCGAGAATTCATCCAGAAGATTATCATTTGGCTACCAAAGTGGCAGCAGATGCATTAGAATCTGATCCTGATGCCATCGCAGAGAAGGAGGGACAAGGAACAATGAGTGAATTTATTGACATTCTAAGAGAAGATACTGATCGTAGATCCAAGTTGGAATCCCTAAATCTGGAACAATACGCGGAAGATTTGGAGAAGAATACGGGTCAACGTAAATTGAACAACTTGAACACCATCGTTCTAGAATTATTAGatggatttgaagaattaagGAATGATTTCCATCCATTACACGGCgaagaaattttccagAGTTTGACAGGTGAAACTGAGAAATCATTCTTCAAAGGTTGTATCGTACCCGTTCGTGTGGAAAGGTTTAGACATAATGATATTATGTGTATTACCAATTCTCAAGTGGAATGTGTTGTCAATGCTCAACACCATGCGGGAACACAGTTTAAGAGACCACCCGGAGACATTTATGAAATTGGTAAGACCTATCCAGCCAAAGTTGTATTTATAGATTACGAGAACATTTTAGCAGAAGTCTCACTCCTAGAGCATGACATCAGACACCAATACGTGCCTATCAATTTTAGCAAAGATCCATCCATTTGGGATCTGaaacaagaattagaagattcaGAGgtagagaagaagattacGATGCAGGAGGCTCGTGCCAAGAGAACACACCGTGTGATCAATCATCCATACTATTTCCCCTTCAATGGTAAGCAAGCTGAAGATTACTTGAGAAGTAAAGAACGTGGGGATTTCGTCATCAGACAATCTTCTCGTGGTGATGATCATTTGGTGATAACATGGAAGCTCGACAAGGATTTGTTCCAACACATTGACGTTCAAGAGTTGGAGAAGGAGAACCCACTAGCATTGGGTAGAGTTCTTGTAGTAGAACAACAGAGGTATCACgatttggatcaaattatTGTGGAATATTTGCAAAATAAGATTAGATTGCTCAATGAGATCACCTCCAATGAAAAGTTCAAGAGCGGAAACATGAAGGATGTAGTAAAGTTCGTGGAAGACTACTCCAAGGTAAATCCTAACAGATCCGTTTACCATTTTTGTTTCAACCACAACCATCCAGGCTGGTTTTACCTAATGTTCAAATTAAATGCACAGAGTAAGTTGTACACTTGGAACGTAAAATTGACTCATACAGGATTTTTCTTGGTCAATTACAATTATCCAAGTGTTATTCAACTCTGCAACGGTTTCAAGACTCTACTAAAATCTAGCAGCAGTCGAAACAAGACAGCCTCTTATCATTAA